In Formosa haliotis, the sequence AGAATGGGTAAACTCGTAGCGCAACATATGACAGACTCTTCTAAAACGTCTGTTCACGTTCAAAGTTTTATAGAAGCCGATGTGACTGCGATTTGGAATTGGAGAAAACGTGTTAAAGACGAGTTTTTGAAACGAGAAGGGGAAAACTTAACGTTTACACCTATTTTTATGGAAGCCATTGCAAAAGCCTTACGCGACTATCCTATGCTCAATATTTCTTACAAAGACGGAGTAATTACTAAAAAGAAAAATATAAATCTTGGTATGGCAGCAGCTTTACCAGATGGAAATTTAATTGTTCCGGTAATTAAAAATGCCGATCAATTAAACTTAGTAGGACTTACCAAAAGTGTAAACGATTTGGCAACACGCGCCAGAGATAATAAATTAAAGCCAGATGATATACAAGATGGAACTTATACAGTGACAAATGTAGGAACGTTTGGTAGTATCATGGGGACACCTATAATTAATCAGCCGCAAGTAGGAATTCTAGCTTTAGGTGCTATTCGTAAAGTACCAGCTGTAATAGAAACCCCTGAGGGAGACTTTATTGGAATTCGTTACCGTATGTTCTTATCGCATTCTTACGATCATCGTGTGGTTAATGGTGCGCTTGGTGGTATGTTTGTAAAAGCAGTAAAAGATTATTTAGAAGCTTGGGATAGTAACCGAGAAATATAGCAAAAATTATAAATTTTGTAAAAACCCAACTTAAATGAGTTGGGTTTTTTTATTATACCCAAATAACATTTACTAAATTTACATTTTAATTAAAACTATTTTAATGAATCTTAACCTTAAAAAGCCCATTTGTTTTTTTGATCTAGAAACAACTGGTATCAATATATCTAAAGACAGAATTGTAGAAATCGCAATTTTAAAAGTATACCCAGACGGAAAAGAAGAATCTAAAAGGTGGTTGGTGAACCCCGAAATGCCAATCCCAGCAGAAGTTACAGAAATTCACGGAATCTCTGATGCCGATGTAGCCGATGCTCCAACATTTAAAGTTTTAGCAAAAGAAGTATATAGCTTAATAAAAGATTCAGATTTAGGAGGCTATAACTCCAACCGGTTCGATATTCCACTACTTGCAGAAGAGATGCTACGTGCCGAGGTCGATTTTGATATGAAAACGAATTTGGCTATCGATGTGCAAACCATTTTTCATAAAATGGAACAACGTACCTTAAGTGCAGCCTATAAGTTTTACTGCGGAAAAAATTTAGATAACGCGCACAGTGCAGCGGCTGATACTTATGCTACCTACGAGATTCTTAAGGCTCAGGTTGAACGATATGATGAGTTAGAAAATAACACAAAATTTCTTTCAGAATTTAGTAGCAGAAAACAATTTGCAGATTTTGCAGGATTTCTTGTGTTCAATAAAGATGGAGAGGAGTGTTTTTCTTTCGGAAAACATAAAATAAAAAGGTTGTAGATGTTTTAAACGATGAACCAGGATATTTCGGGTGGATATTAAATGCAGATTTCCCGTTATATACCAAAAAAGTTTTAACGGCTATAAAGCTGCGCGGTTTAAATAATAAGTTGAATTAATTTTAAGTCCATTACAAGATGAAACTTATTTGTATAGGTAGAAATTATACCGAACATATAGAAGAATTAGAAAACGAAAAACCCACAGATCCAGTTGTGTTTCTAAAACCAGATACGGCTATATTATTGAAAAAACAGCCGTTTTTTATTCCTGATTTTTCTGAAGACGTACATTATGAAGTTGAGGTTTTAGTAAAAATTAACAGGGTAGGGAAGCATATAGATCGTAAATTTGCACATAAATACTATGATGAAATTGGGTTGGGTATCGATTTTACAGCACGCGACTTACAAGCAAAATTGAAAGCTAAAGGTCTACCTTGGGAAAAGGCAAAGTCATTTGACGGATCGGCAGTTGTAGGAGAGTGGCTTCAGAAAAGTGAGTTCTCAAACTTAAATCAGCTTGGTTTTTCATTGCAAAAGAACGAAAATACTGTCCAAACCGGAAATACTAGTCACATGCTCTGGAAAATTGATGAGTTGATAGAATGTGTTTCAAAATATTTTACTTTAAAGATAGGAGACATTATCTTTACGGGGACGCCTTCTGGAGTAGGTCCGGTAAGACCCAACGATGTGCTTAAAGGATTTATAGAAGATAAACAACTGTTTTCAATAACTGTGAAATAATTATGGAAGAGCATTATAAATTATATAGGGTGAGAGAATTGGCGGATAATGATGAGGGATTTATTAAAGCCTTAGCTGTAACATTTACTGAAGAAGTTCCAGAAGATTTAAAAGTTTTAAAAAAAGCAGTACAAGACAATAATTATAACGAAACCTATCAGATGGCTCATAAATTAAAGCCTACTGTAGATTTGTTTGAACTTGGTGTTCTAGACGATGTTATAGAATTACAAGACTGGGGAAAATTTGAAAAGAAGGATTTAGATATTACACACACTTTTAATAAGGTGATTACGGCTATAGAATCTGCAGTTGCAGAAATAAAATCCGATTTTGATATTTCATAATGCAAGCAGAAATTATTACCATTGGCGATGAAATTCTCATCGGGCAAATTATTGACACTAATTCAGCATATATAGCCCAAGCACTAAATAAAATTGGTGTTTCTGTCTACCAAACTACCTCGGTACAAGACGATAAGTTACATATTTTAAAAGCACTTAAGGAGGCCGAAGAAAATGCAGATATTGTTATTGTTACAGGTGGGTTAGGCCCGACCAAAGATGATATAACAAAGCATACTTTAGCCGAGTATTTTAATGATACTCTAATTATAGACAACGTTGTTTTGAAACATGTTGAAAACATCTTTTCAAAATATTCATCTAATCCTATTTCTCAATTAAATGTAAATCAGGCTTTGGTGCTAACAAGTGCTTCGGTTTTACATAATGCCTATGGCACAGCGCCAGGAATGTGGATTGAACGTAATAATAAGGTGTTTGTATCGCTTCCCGGTGTGCCTTTCGAAATGAAGGGGTTAATAGATAGCGAAGTTATTCCGCGAATTCAACAAAAATATAAGTGTCCCTTTATCATGCATAAAACTTATATTACTTATGGGATGGGAGAGAGTGCATTGGCAGAGCGGCTAGAAATTTGGGAAGATGCCTTACCAAAACATATTAAATTAGCGTATTTACCAAATTTGGGCAAAGTACGTCTAAGATTATCTGCAAAAGGATTTGATAAAAATGCTATTATAGCAGAAATGGACAGGCAAGAGCAGTATTTAATGCCACAAATACAAGAGATTTTTAAGGGGATTGAAGGTGAAGCAGAGTCGATAGAAGAGCAAATCGGGAAAAGCTTAACACTTTTAGGGCAAACCGTATCTACGGCAGAGAGTTGTACGGGCGGTAAAATTGCAGAACAATTTACAGCTCATGCTGGAGCATCAGAATATTTTAAAGGCAGTATAGTTAGTTATGCAACCCAAGCTAAAATAGATGTGTTGCAAGTTCCAGAAGCCATCATTTTAGAGCACTCTGTAGTTAGTGCAGCAGTGGCCGAAGCCATGGCAAAACAAGCTCTAAAATGTTTAATACAGATTACGCCATTGCAACAACTGGTAATGCAGGACCAAGCAAAGCGACCGATCGCGAAGAATTAGGGACTGTTTTTATAGCAATTGCTTCAAAAACAGGCGTGTATTCAGAGAAATTTAATCTCGGAAACTTAAGGCTAAAGGTGGTTAATAAGGCTGTAGACAAGGCTTTAGAGATGCTTCAAAAAGAAATTTTAAAAAATAGATGATAATTAAGTTGTTATAAGACAAAGAATTCATATATTTGCACCTCGTTTTGAAATAACAACATTTAAAGTTTAGAAAGAATGTCAAGAGTTTGTGAACTTACAGGTAAGAAGGCAATGGTAGGGAACAATGTGTCTCACGCTATGAACAAAACTAAACGCAGATTTGATGCGAATTTAGTTAAGAAGCGTTTTTACATTCCTGAAGAAGATAAGTGGGTAACTTTAAAAGTATCTACTTCAGCGTTGAAAACTATCAACAAAATAGGAATTTCGGCTGCTATAAAAGAAGCTAAATCTAAAGGGTTTTTAAAATAAGCCGCTTTTAAAATAATACAATAATGGCAAAGAAAGGTAACAGAGTCCAAGTAATATTGGAGTGCACAGAGCATAAAGAATCTGGGGTTGCAGGAACTTCTAGATATATTACTACAAAAAACAAGAAAAATACTCCTGATAGAATGGAAATTAA encodes:
- a CDS encoding dihydrolipoamide acetyltransferase family protein, yielding MAKFELKLPKMGESVAEATITSWLKEVGETIDADEAVLEIATDKVDSEVPSEVEGVLIEKLFNEDDIVQVGQTIGIIEVAGDGDVVSETSEAEAEAEEEDVVPEHVEALEKSVADAQETAASSVVSSEGRFYSPLVKNIAKAEGIDQAELDAIAGTGLEGRVTKNDILSYIETRGTKTNQPSAPVNNSAPKEKVMPETKKSSVATPSVATGEDEIIELSRMGKLVAQHMTDSSKTSVHVQSFIEADVTAIWNWRKRVKDEFLKREGENLTFTPIFMEAIAKALRDYPMLNISYKDGVITKKKNINLGMAAALPDGNLIVPVIKNADQLNLVGLTKSVNDLATRARDNKLKPDDIQDGTYTVTNVGTFGSIMGTPIINQPQVGILALGAIRKVPAVIETPEGDFIGIRYRMFLSHSYDHRVVNGALGGMFVKAVKDYLEAWDSNREI
- a CDS encoding fumarylacetoacetate hydrolase family protein; translated protein: MKLICIGRNYTEHIEELENEKPTDPVVFLKPDTAILLKKQPFFIPDFSEDVHYEVEVLVKINRVGKHIDRKFAHKYYDEIGLGIDFTARDLQAKLKAKGLPWEKAKSFDGSAVVGEWLQKSEFSNLNQLGFSLQKNENTVQTGNTSHMLWKIDELIECVSKYFTLKIGDIIFTGTPSGVGPVRPNDVLKGFIEDKQLFSITVK
- the rpmB gene encoding 50S ribosomal protein L28; this encodes MSRVCELTGKKAMVGNNVSHAMNKTKRRFDANLVKKRFYIPEEDKWVTLKVSTSALKTINKIGISAAIKEAKSKGFLK
- the rpmG gene encoding 50S ribosomal protein L33, with the translated sequence MAKKGNRVQVILECTEHKESGVAGTSRYITTKNKKNTPDRMEIKKFNPILKRMTVHKEIK